From a region of the uncultured Desulfatiglans sp. genome:
- the serC gene encoding Phosphoserine aminotransferase, with protein sequence MTKRIHNFNAGPAALPLPVLEEMQEELLDFKGSGMSILEVSHRSKGFDEVINDAVARTRRLLNLGDDFDIVFIQGGASLQFCMIPMNLTVDGQSIDYINTGTWSTKAIKEAKTLKKQVHVIASSEDRDFCYIPKAFDIDEGAAYLHFTSNNTIKGTQWAQFPNPRTVPLVCDMSSDFMSRPFDPRPFGLIYAGAQKNIGPAGTALAIIRKDMLERVPADLPAMLKYTTFTEKNSMYNTPACVVIYVIDLVLKWLEDTVGGLANMELLNREKGKTIYDLLDRSDFYRGTADKDSRSLMNVTFRLPSEELEKRFIADAQTAGLGGLKGHRSVGGCRASIYNATGLDAVKALVEFMREFERKA encoded by the coding sequence ATGACGAAACGCATCCATAATTTCAACGCCGGCCCGGCGGCCCTTCCCCTGCCGGTCCTCGAGGAAATGCAGGAGGAACTGCTGGACTTCAAAGGATCAGGCATGTCGATCCTGGAGGTCAGCCACCGCAGCAAAGGGTTCGACGAGGTCATCAACGACGCTGTGGCGAGAACAAGACGGCTTCTCAATCTCGGGGATGATTTCGACATCGTTTTCATCCAGGGGGGCGCAAGTCTTCAGTTCTGCATGATCCCCATGAACCTGACCGTTGACGGCCAGTCGATCGACTACATCAACACCGGGACCTGGTCCACCAAGGCTATCAAGGAGGCCAAGACGCTGAAGAAACAGGTCCATGTGATCGCCTCCTCGGAGGACAGAGATTTCTGCTACATCCCGAAGGCCTTCGACATAGACGAGGGAGCCGCCTACCTGCATTTCACCTCCAACAACACCATCAAGGGGACCCAGTGGGCGCAATTCCCGAACCCTCGCACCGTCCCCCTCGTATGCGACATGTCCTCGGATTTCATGAGCCGTCCGTTCGACCCCCGTCCCTTCGGCCTCATCTATGCCGGCGCCCAGAAGAATATCGGCCCGGCCGGGACAGCGCTGGCGATCATCCGCAAAGACATGCTCGAGCGCGTCCCTGCCGATCTCCCGGCGATGCTGAAATACACGACGTTCACAGAGAAGAACTCCATGTACAACACGCCGGCCTGCGTCGTGATCTATGTCATCGACCTCGTTCTCAAATGGCTGGAAGACACCGTCGGGGGGCTTGCCAACATGGAGCTCCTCAACCGGGAAAAGGGGAAGACGATCTACGATCTGCTCGACCGGTCCGATTTCTACCGCGGCACGGCTGACAAGGACAGCCGTTCCCTTATGAACGTCACGTTCCGTCTGCCCAGCGAAGAGCTCGAAAAGCGCTTCATCGCCGATGCGCAGACGGCCGGCCTGGGAGGGCTCAAGGGGCACCGCTCCGTTGGCGGCTGCCGCGCTTCCATTTACAATGCCACCGGTCTGGATGCCGTCAAGGCCCTGGTGGAATTCATGCGGGAATTCGAGCGCAAGGCATAG
- the cooC gene encoding Carbon monoxide dehydrogenase accessory protein CooC produces the protein MKLAVSGKGGVGKTTFAAFLIRALADQGKRVLAIDADPDANLAQALGVKNSEDIVPISNMKELIEERTEAKVGTMGSFFKLNPKVDDLPERLSVEVDGVKVMVMGGVKKGGAGCICPESTLLKNLVRHIVLSRDEAVVLDMEAGLEHLGRGTAMSVDRLIVVVEPGRRSIETAHQIRTLAADVGIKKLSFVGNKIRSPEDREFLLMQMPDFDFLGFIPYGKGIIEADLEGRPPYEKDSETMTLVKDMLKKLQKN, from the coding sequence ATGAAACTTGCCGTCAGTGGAAAAGGCGGGGTGGGAAAAACCACCTTCGCCGCGTTTCTGATTCGTGCTCTGGCCGATCAAGGCAAACGGGTCCTGGCTATCGATGCAGACCCGGACGCGAACCTCGCCCAGGCACTGGGTGTCAAGAACAGCGAAGACATCGTCCCCATATCCAACATGAAAGAATTGATCGAAGAGCGGACCGAGGCCAAGGTCGGCACGATGGGCTCCTTCTTCAAGCTGAACCCCAAGGTGGACGACCTTCCGGAAAGGCTCTCCGTAGAGGTCGACGGGGTCAAAGTCATGGTCATGGGCGGAGTCAAAAAGGGCGGCGCGGGCTGCATCTGCCCCGAGAGCACGCTCTTGAAGAACCTGGTGCGCCACATCGTTCTCTCGCGCGACGAGGCGGTCGTTCTCGACATGGAGGCCGGCCTGGAGCACTTGGGACGGGGTACCGCGATGTCGGTCGACCGGCTGATCGTCGTCGTGGAGCCGGGCCGGCGCAGCATCGAAACGGCCCATCAGATACGTACCCTTGCAGCGGATGTCGGGATCAAGAAACTGAGTTTCGTCGGCAACAAAATCCGCTCCCCCGAGGATCGGGAATTCCTGCTGATGCAGATGCCCGATTTCGACTTTCTTGGCTTCATCCCTTACGGAAAAGGAATCATCGAGGCGGATCTCGAAGGAAGACCGCCTTACGAAAAGGACAGCGAAACCATGACCCTCGTCAAGGACATGCTGAAAAAGCTGCAGAAGAACTGA
- a CDS encoding Nitroreductase yields MPLFSVDSQTCRRDGICAEVCPMKIVHFPKDGSPPRPAPDAEELCIACGHCVAVCPHGAFSHRKVPPDLCPPMGKDWPLSRNAVSTLLQGRRSIRVFRERPVEPGLVEDLIALAAHAPSAHNMQPVSWLVVSGEERIQPIAGLVVDWMRSLIAAASPLAETFHMARTVLQWESGRDPIARHAPCLVVAYAAKDARLAATACTIALTYLELAAPSHGLGACWAGYINTAANLSPPLLQSLDLPEAHLPYGVMMLGYPKYTYHRIPKRKAPSIIWR; encoded by the coding sequence ATGCCTTTATTTTCGGTGGATTCTCAGACGTGCAGGAGGGACGGCATCTGTGCTGAGGTGTGCCCTATGAAGATCGTCCATTTCCCGAAGGACGGCTCACCGCCTCGGCCGGCGCCCGATGCCGAAGAGCTCTGTATCGCCTGCGGGCATTGCGTCGCGGTCTGCCCCCATGGGGCCTTTTCCCATCGAAAGGTGCCCCCGGATCTCTGTCCGCCCATGGGGAAGGACTGGCCGCTTTCTCGGAATGCCGTCTCGACCCTTCTGCAGGGTCGACGTTCCATCCGGGTCTTCAGGGAGCGCCCGGTCGAGCCGGGGCTGGTGGAGGATCTGATCGCGCTTGCGGCGCATGCCCCGTCCGCGCACAATATGCAGCCCGTCAGCTGGCTGGTGGTTTCCGGGGAGGAACGGATCCAACCGATTGCAGGCCTGGTTGTCGATTGGATGAGGTCATTGATCGCGGCCGCATCGCCCCTGGCTGAAACGTTCCATATGGCGCGGACCGTTTTACAGTGGGAATCCGGCCGGGATCCGATCGCCCGGCACGCCCCATGCCTGGTGGTGGCGTATGCGGCGAAGGACGCACGGCTTGCGGCCACCGCCTGCACCATCGCACTGACCTATCTCGAGCTGGCAGCCCCTTCCCATGGGCTCGGGGCGTGTTGGGCCGGTTACATCAATACGGCCGCCAACCTATCGCCGCCGCTGTTGCAGTCGCTCGATCTGCCGGAAGCACACCTTCCCTACGGGGTCATGATGCTCGGGTATCCCAAATACACGTACCATAGGATCCCGAAGCGCAAAGCCCCCTCGATCATCTGGCGCTGA
- a CDS encoding hypothetical protein (Evidence 5 : Unknown function): MCGRFAENFFSTRRGITACECFLLTGQGQYAKPHSVNFTLNSMEVQDVRNLETAGNGRRDSRSERDQCARDRQKGQAGTICHSEGQ; this comes from the coding sequence ATGTGCGGGCGCTTTGCGGAGAATTTTTTCAGCACAAGACGGGGGATCACTGCTTGTGAATGTTTTCTTTTGACAGGTCAGGGGCAGTATGCTAAACCGCATTCGGTGAATTTCACTCTAAATTCTATGGAGGTGCAAGATGTTCGAAATCTTGAAACGGCAGGAAATGGCCGGCGGGACAGTCGTTCTGAACGAGATCAGTGCGCCCGCGATCGCCAGAAAGGCCAAGCCGGGACAATTTGTCATTCTGAAGGCCAATGA